The Haliotis asinina isolate JCU_RB_2024 chromosome 2, JCU_Hal_asi_v2, whole genome shotgun sequence genomic interval AGGTGGCAGAAACTATTCAAGCAGGACTGGAGAACCGTGGACCAGGTGCGCCCTCTGTCCACGGGACAAGCGACAGTCAGGGGGTTCAAAGGACGCTACTCTTTGACACTAAAGAGACGTGGCGTTACGTTACACAATGAGGACGTTATCCTAGGAAATGGAGGAACCAATCTCACTATTTCCATGGCAGGACTTGGTAAGTTGACGGTGTCTGTGTCGTCTTTACCCTTTTGTATACAAAACCCTTGCAATAAACAAGCAAAGCGGTACATTAGCCTGGTAGAATTAAATGTTGCCCTTGTTGCCATCTCcttcacatttgtttctacaACATACATTATAAAAGTTATTCAGCATTATATCTAGACTCAGATTAGTTTCGAAAGACCACAGCGGTTTTCAGCAAATTGCATGCATACCTTTGAGAAACTAAGGCAGAAACGGACAATGATAATGGAATGCTGTCCGTTGTAATTCATCACATGTGTGACTGCTCTGCAATTTATTACTCATGGCAAAGTGTTGCTTTGATCACTCAGGATACGATGAACAAATAAAATGCTCTTGATGGTCATTCTTTGGACTACATATATAAGACTTCACATGATCCGTTCGCTTTCAGGTGACACACTACATGTGTCAAACATTCTCGTGGGCTGACACCACAGCAACGTGTACGGCAGCACAATGTCCCCCAGTGTAATTCAACTGTACGCATCACATCAAATAAACATGCAATGTAACTTTTACGTATCATGTTTAATCCAAGCTGTAGATAAGTACATGTTCTCACAGATCTTGTTGTGTGTTGGATGAAAGACGCTGTTACTGTTTTCTGGACTGTAAGTACTCTAGGAACCTGGCATAAAGTCGACTGATTCCTCTGTTGTTGACTTGTCTAGCTCCCCATACAGCCCGACGCTGCCCTGACGACTGGATGTCGTCGCTATAGTCATCGCTGCTGCTGTCGCCACTCTTGCGGTTTCTGTAGTAGTCATCACGAAGTTGACGTAATCGTGAAAATGCACGACGTCTGTACTGGATATAGTCCTCTAGGTAGTCATCATCGTCACTGTCCATTCTGTTAAATGTCCTCCTTGTGGATGCTGTGCCTCGATCCCACAGCGTCAGACCTCTTCGTGAGCTTCTTCTGTCTGAAGGGTAGTCGTCATCAACtccatcgtcgtcgtcatctaGGTAATCTGATGTGGACACACGTAAACGTTGCAGCTGCAAAAGACGGCTCCTTGAGGGTGAATTACTTCCCCATCCCAAACTGACCTCAGGCAACACCACCAGCATCAGCAGCGCGGCGCTCTGCAAACAAACATATGCCATTTGAACTACCCTGCTCGTGACAGACAATACACAGTATTAATATTACTATCCTCATATCCTAAGATAATATCAAGTTGTAAAGTGTAACACAAAATGCCCA includes:
- the LOC137273723 gene encoding uncharacterized protein, which produces MSAVPTSVLLSAALLMLVVLPEVSLGWGSNSPSRSRLLQLQRLRVSTSDYLDDDDDGVDDDYPSDRRSSRRGLTLWDRGTASTRRTFNRMDSDDDDYLEDYIQYRRRAFSRLRQLRDDYYRNRKSGDSSSDDYSDDIQSSGQRRAVWGARQVNNRGISRLYARFLEYLQSRKQ